The Sporosarcina sp. Marseille-Q4943 genome includes the window TAATTAATACAATTGAAAACAACAGTCCGACACAGATCGATTCGATGACTTGAGGCAAGGGCACCCTGAATTCTTCAAACAGAAACATGAGCGCCCCTGTTGACATGAACAGCGGTGGCAATATGATTTTTTTGGGTGAAATCGGCCTTTTTGCCGCTTTCGTACGCACAATGAACGCCAATGTCCCCATGAATAGGAACAGCAGCGTTGAACCAACAATCAAGTAGACGGAAGGGATTTCATTGAAAATGTAATCAATGATTTCCTGAAGTTTAAGCATACCAGTCCCCCCACCCTGCCAACTCATCCAACCGGTGTTTCAGCTGTTCCATCTGAACAAATCTGGCAAACCTGGCCGTTTCCTTTCCTTTATGGAATAGAAGAACGACCGGGGCGGTGAATAAAGCGAGCTGTCCCGCCATTTCAGGGACTTGCGCCGCATTCACTTTATAAAATGGGATTGGATATTGTTCTTGTAGGCTGGCCACTTGCGGATAAAGCCCTTCGCAGACGGAACAATAATCCGTTTTTACAAACAATAATAGCCGTGGCTTACTCGCCGATATATCCAACCATTGTTCAAAAGACCCGATCTCTTCCATCGGCAGTTCCTCCACTTCAAAAATCAATTACGCCTCCTAGCAAAATGCTCGGAGGCTTTGGCGGGCGTTGTTAAAACCCTTGGAAATCCCCGAATATCGGGCTCAATAAGCTTGTTAGATAGACAATGCCGTCAAAGAATAGCAACAATCCGAAGGCAATCATAATATAACCGCCGACTTTCATAATTAGATTGCTGTTTCTGCGAATCCAGCCGAGCCTTGTAATGAAAAATGACAAGACGAAAAATGGAATCGCAAAACCGAGCACATACATCATCATATACAACATGCTGGATCCTGGATTTGCTGCTGCGAGCCCGATAATCGCACCGATGATCGGTCCCATGCAAGGTTGCCATCCTGCAGAGAAGGCGAGTCCGATTAAAGCTGTCCCTAAATAACCGGCGGGACGATTTTTAAATTGCAGTCGATGCTCTTTCATTAAAAACTTCGGTGTAAATAGACCGATGACCATCAGTCCGAACAAAACAATGAAAATGGCCCCGATTTGTCTGAGTAGATCCTTGTATTGTATAAAGAAATTGCCAACAAAAGATGTACTAAATCCTAAAAAGACGAATACGACCGAAAACCCGATTAAAAAGAAAATTGTATGGAGCATGCCATTCCGATTCATCCGTTTCGAATCCGATTTCAGCTCTTCGATCGACATGCCGGTAATGTAAGATATGAATGCCGGATACAATGGCAGGACGCAAGGCGAAATGAAACTGAGAAAACCTGCGCCAAATGCTAGAAAAATATTTAAATCAGTTGCCATCATTCTCTCCCCTTCATGTTTCTTTCCCCATCGTATCAAATCCGAAGACGGATTTCGCTTATTTTAACTGTGAATACTTTATGAACAAAGAAAAGCGGAGGGTGGCGGGACATTGCTCGTAACGCTTTGCTTTTACTCGCAAAAGCCGTTCTCCGTTACGGCTTTAGCTGCGACAGGCATAAGACAGATCTGCGAAACGGCGATCTTTGCCGTACAGTAGAGCTGACTTATGACCCGAGCAAATCGAACTGCGCAGGGTTCGATTTGCCGTATTTCTGCGTTTTCTGCAGAAATTAAGGAATTCTTTTGCCCACTCGGAGCTAGACAACATTAGAAAACCGGCTCGCCTCCGCAAGAGATGCGTTGGCGAACCGGTTCGTTACATGGCGTCTTCCACGAGACCGTTTTGCAGTTGGTACATCATATAGTAAAGGCCTCTTTGCGCCAATAATTGCTGGTGGTTTCCACGTTCGACGATTTCGCCTTGGTGGAGGACGAGGATGAGCTCCGCGTCCTGGATTGTACTCAAACGATGGGCGATGGCAATTGTCGTACGGCCCCTACGCATTTTTTCCAAGCTTGCTTGGATGGCAACTTCCGTTTCCGTGTCAATGTTCGCTGTCGCTTCATCCAACACGAGGATTTTCGGGTTGGTCGCAATTGTGCGGGCGAATGCGACAAGTTGGCGCTGTCCGCTTGAGAACGTAGATCCTCGCTCTGTCACTTTCTGTGAATATTTATCCGGCAGTTTTTCAATGAATTCATTCGCTTGGACGAATTCTGCTGCGGCCCGGACTTCTTCTGAGGACATCCCTTCATTATGCAGACGAATGTTGCTCTCAATATCCCCATAGAACAGGAATGGATCCTGAAGGACAAGGCCGATTTTCTTCCGTAATTCCGCTTTTGGCAAGTCTTTCAAGGAGACTCCGTCAATGAGGATCTCTCCTTTGTCATATTCATAGAACCTCATGAGCAAGTTGATGATGGAACTTTTTCCGCTTCCCGTATGACCGACCAATGCAACGGTTTCGCCGGCATTCGCAGTGAAAGAGATGTTTTTTAACACATCATTCTTACCGTCGTATGAAAACGTCACATTCCGGAATTCGATCGTTCCTTCTTTGATTTCCGTATGTGCTGTTTCCTGTTGCGCCGGCTCCATATCCGGGTCATCCATCAATTTGAATACACGCGATGCCGAAACGAGCGCCTGTTGGAAGATAGACATCCGCTGCATCACTTGTTGGACCGGTTGAAATAGACGGCCAATCAGCGTCGTGAATGCATAGATGATTCCTACTTCTACTGCACTGTCCAATGACATGAATCCGAAATAGCCGAGGACGAAAACGATGGCGAACGCATATAACAAATCGATGAATGGCCCTAATAGCACACTATCAAATTTGATGTTCCTCATACCTGCACGATAATGGCCTTCATTTATGTCATCGAATTCCTTCGACAACCGCTCCTCCTGCCGGAAAGCTTGGATCATGCCCATGCCTGATAGTGATTCTGCAATCTTGGCATTCAATTGGCTCAGTCGCTCACGGATATCCTGATAGAAATCAGCGCTATATCGACGATAGACAACGATGATCGCCATAAATAACGGTAAGAGCACCATGGAAACAATTGATAGTTTAACATCAAGCGAAAAGAGCGCAATATAGACGCCGATAATAACGAAAATCGCTTGCAGGAAAGTGACGACGACGCTGACGAACATTTCCTTGATCGATTCCGTGTCATTCGTCACGCGCGATACGATGCTTCCGGCCGGCGTCCTGTCAAAATAGCGCATGCCGAGGCCTTGGACTTTCGTGAAGACATCAATCCTCATTTGTTGAATGACTTTTAAGGCGATGTCTTGGAAACGGAGTTGTTGGAAATAGGACACAACGACAATGAAGATCTGCAGCCCGATATACACGAGGGCGAGCGTCATTACTTCGTTTTTCGGGAAGTGAAGAGGCGTCAAGTAATTATCGATGAATGATTGGATGATGAGCGGTCCGACAATACTTCCCGTAATCGTCAAAACAAGGAAGAACAATGCGATCGAGATACTCACTTTATGCGGGATTGCATAGCGCATTAACCGCTTGAACACTTTCCATTGGTCCTTCGCTGTCAATTTTGGCTGTTTTTCCATCTGCATCATTCTTCCCCTCCTTGCTCGACAAGCACTTCCAATTGCTGCAAGTCATACATTTCTTTATACCTTCCATTCATCGCAATCAATTCTTCATGCGTACCCGCCTCTACAATCGTTCCTTCATGCATGACGATTATTTTATGGGCATGTTGGATGGCGCTTAGTCTGTGTGATGTAATGATCGTCGTCTCACCTGTTCGTGTCTGCTTTAGCGACTCAAGGATTGCTTCTTCAGTTTTGGCATCGACAGCTGACAACGAATCGTCCAAAATAAGCAATTCAGGTTGCATAATCAGCGCACGTGCAATGGACACACGTTGCTTCTGGCCGCCGGACAATGAAACGCCCCGTTCCCCAACGACTGTCTCATATCCTCCCTCAAATCCTGTAATATCTTCATGGATATGTGCAAGCCTTGCCGCCTCATAAATCCTTTCCCGATCAATTTTCGGATTCGTGAAGGCGATATTTTCCGCAATCGTCGTTGAGAACAGGAAATGGTCCTGTGGAACGTATCCAATTGATTCGCGCAAACGCTGTTGCTTGTATTGATTGATCGGGTGCCCGCCATAGACGATGCTTCCCTTATAGCCTTCAAACTCCCTTAGCAACAGTTTCAGAATTGCCGTTTTACCGGAACCGGTCTTCCCGACAATGCCGAGCGTCTCCCCGCGCTTCAAAGTGAAATGGACGTCGTAGAGCGCTGGACTTTCATCGTCCGGGAATTTGAATTCTTCGATGTCGAAGTAGAGATCCCCTTCCGGACGGCGATCAATTGCTCCTGTGACGTCTTTAATATCAGGATCAATCGACAACAGCTCCATAATACGGCTATACGAAGCGTTCCCGCGTTCCACGATGTTGAATAGGAATCCGAAAGCGAGCATTGGCCATACAAGCAACCCTAGGTATGTACTGAACGCAACCATGTCACCGATGGACATTTCCTCTGCAATGATGAATTTTGTTCCGAAGTAGAAGGATAGAATATAAGATACTGCAAATATGCCTGTGATGGTCGGATCAAACAATGCATCGACTTTTGCCACTCTCATATTTTTCGCAACGACATCTGTTGAAAGATCCGTGAAATCTTCAATATCTTCCTTTTCTTGACCGAATGTTTTGATTACTTTTATGCCAGAAATGCTTTCCTGCGTCTTATCATTCAGATTGGAGAACGCCTCCTGCGCAAAGCGGAAACGCCGGCGCAACAATCTTCCATAGTAGCTTGTCAGGAAAATCATGAATGGAAACGGAATAAGTGCAATGACTGTCAATTTCCAGTTGATTGTTAATGCCATCGTCAAAATGACGAATCCGCCCGTTGAAATGGAATCGACGAGCGTCAATATCCCCATTCCTGCCGTCTGTTGTACGGCGTTGATGTCGTTTGTCGCATGGGCCATTAAATCCCCGACCCGTCTCTTTTGATAAAAAGAAGGTGACATCCTTGTAAAATGATTGAATAATTTCTCACGCATCGTCCGCGATAACAAAACCGCGGAACCGAAAATCATGACGCGCCAGTAATAACGGGACACGTACATGAGAATCCCGGCAAACGCCAAGATGATGAGCCACTTCGTCAGCTCGGAAGCTGTCAATGTGGCTTCCGTAATGTCATCGACGATCAAGCCGATGATTTTCGGAGGAAGCAATTGCAATAAGGAGACGAACACAAGCGCTGCGACACCGAGTCCATATTGTTTCTTCCGTTGTTTGAAAAACCAGCCAAGCTGCAGTAAGACTTTCAAAGTAATCCCCCTTTTTCTCTATCTTTGAATAGTCTATCAAAAGTCTGAACAATAGAAAAGGTACGAAACTTAAATTATTCGGATTCTGAAATACTTTTCAGGTGGACAAACGGGATTCGATGTGTCTCGCCGTTGTCGGAAAGGAGATGAATCGTCCCTTCCAAGGTGTCGATTTTTCGGATATAGCCTTTGCTCTCCGCTACTTTTTCATCGATCCAATAGTGGATGGATAGCTGCAGGTTTCTTTCTGCGGCCTCGTGGATTTGATAGTTCCATTGTTCGATCTGCTGTTCGTCGGGCTGTTGCCTTAGTTGCAAACCATCTTCCTCTTGCCATTCCCGTAGCTGGGCGACATGTTCCGGCAGCATCATCGCCGTCCATTTGATACGTCCACGGTCACGGATCATCGGATCATCTCCCTTTGCAAAACTGTTGATTTCCGTTCCAGGCGGACGCTTTCCGCGGGCGAGCGGTGAGCCTCCTCAGTCGCTTCGCTCCCTCCGGGGTCTCCCCTGTCTCGCTTTCCCGCTGGAGTCGCCGCCTTCCACTCCAATCAACGGAGCTTACTGTAACATTTATTTGTAATGTCCCCCAATCAACTTTGACCGATGGACGGCGGTTCCTGCGTCTGTGTAGGAAACTGCACGCAACACGGCCGTGGAACCGTATTTTTTACGCAATGAATCCATCGTCTCCCCAAGCTGGCGGTTGCGCCATTTATGCTGATCGAAAAAGCTAAGCTGCATGGCATATTCGTTTTCCAAATTCGCCAGACTAATAGCGATGCGCCGCACCGGACGGCCGTCGTGGAATTCGTCGAGGAGCTTTGTACAGAGCCGATAAATAGTCATCGTGTCATTCGTTGCTTCGTGCAGCGAACGGGAACGGCCGAAGCCCCCACCGAGCGAATTCTTCGAATATCCGATCGACAGATGGACTGTCCGCCCCGCTTTGCACGCTTCCCTCACCCGCAATGCGACGTCTTCACACATTTCAAGGATGACCGCGAGGATGTCTTCCCGCTTCGTGTAATCGCGGTATAGGATCTGCCCCTTACCATAGCTGATTTGCCCTTCGACGAGCGGCGCTCCGAGATCGGACAAGTCGATGCCATGCGCATGATGATACAACTGGTTGCCCATGATGCCGAATTTCGTTTCAAGCCGTTCGAGGGGCGTGCGGGCTAAATCGCCTACTGAGAAGATCCCCATATTGTTCAACGTCCTTTCAAGCCGGCTGCCGATTCCCCACATCCGGCTAAGCGGCGCGACCGGCCATAGCCTCGATGGTATATCGGCATACGTCCAGCGGGCAAAGCCGGTCTTTTTTGCATCCAGGTCAAGGGCCAGCTTCGCCATGAGCATATTCGGTCCCATGCCGCAGGCGGACCTGAGCTGAAATTGGCTGACAAGCTCATCTTGGATTCTCTCGACCGTTTTTTCAGGGGGACCCCATAGACGTTCCGTTCCTCCTAAGTCAATGAAGCTTTCATCGACGGAATACACGTGGATTGCCTCCTTCGGCACGTAGCGGTTCAAATTGCGCGCGATTTCCATTGAAACATCGATATAAAACTGCATTTTCGGTTCAATAAGCCGTATGGACGGGTCATCGGGAATTTCATATAGCCGCATTCCCGTCTGCACGCCGAATTCCTTTTTCAAGGCGGGAGAAGCAGCCAGGACGATGCCTCCTTTCCGCTCTTTATTGCCGATGATGGCGATTGGCGTATCCATGACATCCAATCCTTCCATTGCAGCTGCACAACTGGCGTAGAAACTCCGCATATCCAGGCATACAATTTTCCGGTCCGGCAAATTCTCGTACATAGCGTGTATCCCTCCGTAAAGAACACTTGTTCTATACAGTATACCCGGAACGAATGTTCATATTCAATGGTCCTTATTGCCAATTGGCAATAATGGAAAGTGGACTGCTATGGAATAGTCTTTTAGCCCCGGTTTTTGAAAACAAAAAAAGCATCCATCCTGTTTAAGGATAGATGCCTCTGCAGTTCATTCCGCTGCCATATTACTAACTTCCTTCGGCAACTTGAAGTCTTCGATGTCGTTGAAATAGCTATATGTAGCATTCATTTTTTGGCGGGCCCGATAAGAGTTCCCTCCGCTGTAATTCCTCATATCCAATGACATTTTGAAGCTTGTCACATAAGAAGTGCTTTTATTGATGGTGATGACCAATTCCATTTTGTCGACGATGCTGAAGCCGTCCTCACGCGGACCAGCATCCGGGAAAAGCTCCTTGAACCGCTTGAACCCATCGCGATTCAAAGTTAAATTCAATGCATATCCGTATTCGATCGGCTCCAAGACAAATTCGTCTTCGAACTCTTTGAACTTGGATAAGTCAAGAATCGGATAAGTTTCCGAAACTAATGTGCCGAATAATTCTTCAATCGAACCGGACGGTAATTCTTCCCATTCGCCTTTGCGGTCGTCCGTGACAAACACTCGATCTCCCACTTGGTACAAATCCATATTATATGCTTTCACGCCACGCGGAAGGACTTTTGATTGGACATGCACTTTAGCAGGATCAAGGAAAGCCTCGACTTGCATATCGTATTTCACGCCGGCTTTCTCGGGGTTTTCAATATCGCCGTCATAGACGGTCACCGCATAATCATCAAACACAATATGAGAACGGACAGCTTTTAATGATGTGTCCATCGCCTCTTGGGATTTGTCCAATAAATCTCCGGCAGTCATTTTCTTTTGAGCCCCTCCCGAATTGGTGCAAGCAGCCAAAAGAAAAACGAGCGAACCAATCGCAAGGGCACTAACTATTTTTTTCACATGTAAACTTCCTCTCTTCAAAACCTACGTTCATTTTACTGGAATATACACACTTCATCAATCCATTAGACGGATATTTCGCAAGAGAAGTTGCATTACGATTACGTTCAAACCGAAAAGTTCTCATTCTTGTCGGTGAAGTTCTCATTTATTCAAAAAGAGTTCTCATTCACGCAGACAAAGTTCTCATTTATACCGAAATAGTTCTCGTTCTTGCAGATAAGATTCCCGTTTATCCTCGAAAATGCAATATGTCCGTAGTAAATTCCTCAATCGTGTGCAAATCAGGCTTAAAACCGATACCCGGGGCAGTCGGAACTGTTATATATCCATCTTCCACAGTCACTTCGGGCTCAATAATATCCTTTTCCCAATAATGGGACGAGCCCGCTGTATCTCCTGGTAAGGTGAAATTCGAGAGCGACGTCAATGCGATATTATGGGCGCGCCCGATTCCCGCCTCCAGCATGCCCCCACACCAGACAGGAACACCTCTCTCCATGCAATAATCATGGATTCGCTTCGCTTCGGACAAGCCGCCGACTCTCCCTATTTTTACATTAATGACTTTCGTGCTTCCGAGCTCGACCGCTTTCCGCACGTCTTCCAATGAATGGATGCTTTCATCGAGGCAGATCTGCGTCTCCAATTGTTTTTGCAATACGGCGTGATCAATAATATCATCATGTGCAAGTGGCTGCTCGATCATTAGGAGGTCGAACTCGTCCAACTGCTTCAATAAATCGATGTCATCCAATGAATAAGCAGAATTTGCATCCGCCATAAGAGGCACGTCTGGAAAAGCTGCCCTTAAACCGCGGAGTATGTCGATATCAGCTCCTGGCTTGATTTTCACTTTAATCCGCTTATAGCCTTCCTCCAAATACCTTTTCACTTTATCGATCAAACCCGCAAGATCCTTTTGAATCCCGATGCTGATGCCGACTTCGATTCGCTGACGCCCGCCGCCTAACGCTTCAGCCAATGGAATCCCTTTCCGTTTTGCGAACAGGTCCCAAACGGCACATTCAAGGGCGGCTTTCGCCATATTGTTTCCCCGTATTGGCGCAAAGAGGCGGCCGGTGTCATCAGGATGTCCAATTTCCTTTCCAAGCAGCAAAGGGACAAGGAAATCACGGAGCATATGCAAGTTCGTTTCTACCGTTTCTTCCGTATACCAAGGGGCATCAAATGCGACCGACTCTCCCCAGCCTGTGTTCCCAAGCTCATCGTGAACTTCCAGCAACAGAAATTGCTTATCCTGCATCGTACCGAAACTTGTTGAAAAAGGTTCCTTCATTCTCATTTTCATCTTCCGAATCGTCACTTCTGTAATTTGCAAAATGGATTCCCCTTTCTATTACATTTACGCGTAAAAAACACCCTGCCGTAGCGACAGGATGCCTATATTATTTACTTTACTGTTTCAACATCCACTGTCATCCGCCATCCGAACGGGTCTTCCGCTCTTCCAGTCTGGATGCCTGTCATCGTATCATAGATCCTTTGTGACAGTTCTCCAATCTCCCCACTATTAATGGTGATTTTCTTTTCATTCCAATAAAGTTCTCCGATTGGAGAGATGACCGCTGCAGTGCCCGTGCCGAACGCTTCCTCCAATATTCCGGACTGATAAGCCTCGTAAAGCTCCTCCATGGAAATCTTCCGTTCTGTAATAGGGATGTCCCAATGCTGCAGCAATTCAATGACGGATTTCCGTGTGATTCCCTCTAAAATGCTTCCATTGAGCTCGGGTGTGACAACTTCCCCGTTCAATTTGAAGAAGACGTTCATCGCACCGACTTCCTCGATGTATCGGTGTTCCTTCCCATCGAGCCACAGTACTTGTGAATAGCCTTTTGCTTCGGCCACTTCCTGCGCTTTCATTGCACCTGCGTAGTTGCCTGCCGTTTTCGCACTGCCTGTCCCACCTGTTACGGCACGGACGAATTCGGATTCAACCGCAATCTTGACAGGGTTGATGCCTTCCTTGTAATAGGCGCCGACTGGCGAAAGAATAATCATGAAACGGTACGTTTTTGAAGGAGCGACCCCTAAATACGGCTGCGTCGCAAAAATGAAAGGCCGGATGTAAAGTGACGTCCCTTCGATATTCGGAATCCAATCTTTATCGACTTGGATGAGCTTCCGAAGGCCGGTAAGAGCGAGTTCCTCGTCGAAAGCAGGAATGCACAGCCTTTCATTTGAACGGTTCAATCTTTTCATATTCTCCTCAGGTCTGAAAAGAAGCACTTCCTCATCTTCCGTCACATACGCCTTCAATCCTTCGAACACCGTTTGACCGTAGTGGAATACCATTGCCGCAGGATCGAGCAGGATCGGCTCATATGGAACAATCTTCGGATCATGCCAACCTTGCTCCTCTGAATAATCCATTGTAAACATATGGTCGGTGAAAACAGTACCGAACGAAAGTTGATCGAACGCTGGCTTCGTTTTCGGGTTCAAGGTCTTTTCAACATGGACTTCTAAATTCGTCATCGTAAATCCCCCTTTTACTATGTATTTTTTCATTATACACGAAACAGTGGAGACGGATATGGTAAAATGGTTGAAATGGAGGGATGACATTGACTGGAACTGAGAAAATGCCCGGGGAAGAACGCCGGCAGTTGATACTTGAAACATTGCAGAAAGCCGACAACCCGATGACAGGCAAAGAGCTTGGAGAACTGACGAATGTCAGCCGCCAAGTCATCGTCGGAGATATCACTTTATTAAAAGCGAAGAATGAACCTATACTTGCGACAAGTCAAGGGTACATATATATGCACACGTCGGCAGGTCCTGAGAGAATTGAAAAAGTGCTCGTTTGCCACCATACACCTGAGCAAACAGAGGAAGAGTTGAATATCCTCGTTGATCATGGGTTGACTGTGAAAGATGTGAAAATCGAGCACCCTGTCTACGGTGACTTGAGTGCCTCGATCATGGTAGCGAACCGTCTTGAAGTGAAGGAATTCATGAGGCGGGTCAATGAAGCCAATGCGGCTTACCTATCCAATCTAGCTGAAGGCGGCATCCATCTTCATACTGTCATTGCTGATGAACAACACCAAATCGACAATGCCGAAATCGCATTGAAAAAAGCGGGCATCCTCGTCGAATGACGGATAGTAATTCGGAAGAAATTTTCAAAACAAGTTTTAGTATACCTACATCATCTTTCAGCAGATGATGTTTTTTGTTGTTATGAAATTCAATTGTTCTCTAAAACATCCTCAACTTATCTCGCGGGGCATTTGGTGCTAATGGAATAGTTCTCATCATATTCTTAACATAGAGAACAATAAGAAGGAGTGTAAAGGTTGTTGAGAAAAGTCAAGGTTGGCTTACGGCCCATCGTAAACAACATAAATTTACCTACCGTTATGAAAACAGCAGTGCTTCCGGGTGACTCCATTGAAAGATTATTTATTGCAACCCAGATAGGAGAAATCTTTTACATAGGAAACGGTGAGGTAAGAACGTTTTTAGATATTCGCCCACGAATCTTAAAGCTAGGTATTTCTAATGGTGGATATGATGAACGGGGATTGCTAGGTCTAGCGTTTCATCCAAGTTTTTATTATAACGGTCTGTTTTATCTTCATTATTCAGTAGCTGGGACACAAGGTCCAGGCGCTCTTCCTCCTTCAGAAGGTGCAAGACCTGCTCAAAATGCTCTTCCTGAATTTTTTAAGCCTAACCCGTGTGAACCCAGCACCTTAAACTTAAAGTGGCTAAATAGAGAAACGCAATATGATCATATTGATACAGTTGAAGAATGGGTTTTACAATCGGGCGGTCAACCTCAAAAACGGCGGACATTGCTCAATTTAAGAAGACCATTTTTTAATCATAACGGTGTTAATAGCTTAAATTTTTCACCTGAAACAGGAAGACTTGTTTTAACAACCGGAGATGGCGGATCAGGTTATGATCCATTTAATCTAAGTCAGAACGATATGGAGATAGCCGGTAAAATAATTGAAATTGATGTAGATAGGAATACATTTATTGAAAATCCGCCCGTCGTTACACGTTTTAATGAACTTCCCGCAACTATTCAGGAAACACTTACGGTCATTGCCAAAGGGGTTCGAAATATGCCTGGCATTTCATTTCAACGGTTTTATAATCAGTTTGTCAAGTATGTAGGAAATGTCGGACAGGATTTGGTAGAGTCGATTTTCTCATTCGTTCAATATAAACCGATACCGGTTACACAGCTCATACAAGCTTCTTTACTGAAGTCTCAACTTGACCAAGAAGGATTTATTAACTTAGGGTGGCGTGGTTGGGAAGGTGCTTTTCCTACTTCGATAATAAGGGACTGCTCTGAAAATCCGACACTAGATGAGAAAACAGTGGCCTATTACGATGAAGCAGTAAAAACCTCATCAAAGCGTCTTCAGCCGTTAACAAGTTATTTTCATCAAGATCCCCGACCAGATAAGTTTGGAGGAACTGCACTTACAGGAGTGCAAGCCTATATGGGGAATGAAATCCCTGATTTAATGGGAAGCGTTCTGTTTACCGATATTGCCCGGGATGAGGGAACTCTTCCAGGTAGAGGGGTTTTAGCTTATACGAGGGTAAGAGCAGATGGTAGACAAAATGATTTTAGTGTTATTCAAACTGATTATAATTTTGGATCCCAATCAGCTTATTATGTTAGTTTAGGATCAAATGCGAATCAAAACAGACTCTATTTAGGGGTTTACGGCTCTATGAATGTAACGGATTATAATAGAGGAACTATTTTTGAAATCGTTCCATGAACCACGCCAATAAAATTAGACGCAAACAAAAGGGACCTACAGAATCTATATTAAGAATCTGTAAGTCCTCGTGTTTAGCAAGCAGGCATCTTACCTATTAATAGCCATAAGGACGGTTGTATGGTTGCCTGTAGTATGGATAACGGTAGTACGGATAGCGATAATATGGTGGGTAGATTGGGTAGAATGGATAGATTGGGTAAAACGGGTATTGGAAACGTGGGCGTCGTCTTCTACGCCGTCTTCCATAACTGTCATAATCGTAGTCATAGTCATC containing:
- a CDS encoding cytochrome c biogenesis CcdA family protein; this translates as MATDLNIFLAFGAGFLSFISPCVLPLYPAFISYITGMSIEELKSDSKRMNRNGMLHTIFFLIGFSVVFVFLGFSTSFVGNFFIQYKDLLRQIGAIFIVLFGLMVIGLFTPKFLMKEHRLQFKNRPAGYLGTALIGLAFSAGWQPCMGPIIGAIIGLAAANPGSSMLYMMMYVLGFAIPFFVLSFFITRLGWIRRNSNLIMKVGGYIMIAFGLLLFFDGIVYLTSLLSPIFGDFQGF
- a CDS encoding YolD-like family protein, whose translation is MIRDRGRIKWTAMMLPEHVAQLREWQEEDGLQLRQQPDEQQIEQWNYQIHEAAERNLQLSIHYWIDEKVAESKGYIRKIDTLEGTIHLLSDNGETHRIPFVHLKSISESE
- a CDS encoding ABC transporter ATP-binding protein: MKVLLQLGWFFKQRKKQYGLGVAALVFVSLLQLLPPKIIGLIVDDITEATLTASELTKWLIILAFAGILMYVSRYYWRVMIFGSAVLLSRTMREKLFNHFTRMSPSFYQKRRVGDLMAHATNDINAVQQTAGMGILTLVDSISTGGFVILTMALTINWKLTVIALIPFPFMIFLTSYYGRLLRRRFRFAQEAFSNLNDKTQESISGIKVIKTFGQEKEDIEDFTDLSTDVVAKNMRVAKVDALFDPTITGIFAVSYILSFYFGTKFIIAEEMSIGDMVAFSTYLGLLVWPMLAFGFLFNIVERGNASYSRIMELLSIDPDIKDVTGAIDRRPEGDLYFDIEEFKFPDDESPALYDVHFTLKRGETLGIVGKTGSGKTAILKLLLREFEGYKGSIVYGGHPINQYKQQRLRESIGYVPQDHFLFSTTIAENIAFTNPKIDRERIYEAARLAHIHEDITGFEGGYETVVGERGVSLSGGQKQRVSIARALIMQPELLILDDSLSAVDAKTEEAILESLKQTRTGETTIITSHRLSAIQHAHKIIVMHEGTIVEAGTHEELIAMNGRYKEMYDLQQLEVLVEQGGEE
- a CDS encoding CcdC family protein — its product is MFNEIPSVYLIVGSTLLFLFMGTLAFIVRTKAAKRPISPKKIILPPLFMSTGALMFLFEEFRVPLPQVIESICVGLLFSIVLIKTTNFEEKGEKLYVKKSRAFLIILFGLLIVRFIAKLILSSSIDVGELGGMFWILAFGMIVPWRIGMLVKYFKLKNRIKKAS
- a CDS encoding DUF6612 family protein, with protein sequence MKKIVSALAIGSLVFLLAACTNSGGAQKKMTAGDLLDKSQEAMDTSLKAVRSHIVFDDYAVTVYDGDIENPEKAGVKYDMQVEAFLDPAKVHVQSKVLPRGVKAYNMDLYQVGDRVFVTDDRKGEWEELPSGSIEELFGTLVSETYPILDLSKFKEFEDEFVLEPIEYGYALNLTLNRDGFKRFKELFPDAGPREDGFSIVDKMELVITINKSTSYVTSFKMSLDMRNYSGGNSYRARQKMNATYSYFNDIEDFKLPKEVSNMAAE
- a CDS encoding UV damage repair protein UvrX, which codes for MYENLPDRKIVCLDMRSFYASCAAAMEGLDVMDTPIAIIGNKERKGGIVLAASPALKKEFGVQTGMRLYEIPDDPSIRLIEPKMQFYIDVSMEIARNLNRYVPKEAIHVYSVDESFIDLGGTERLWGPPEKTVERIQDELVSQFQLRSACGMGPNMLMAKLALDLDAKKTGFARWTYADIPSRLWPVAPLSRMWGIGSRLERTLNNMGIFSVGDLARTPLERLETKFGIMGNQLYHHAHGIDLSDLGAPLVEGQISYGKGQILYRDYTKREDILAVILEMCEDVALRVREACKAGRTVHLSIGYSKNSLGGGFGRSRSLHEATNDTMTIYRLCTKLLDEFHDGRPVRRIAISLANLENEYAMQLSFFDQHKWRNRQLGETMDSLRKKYGSTAVLRAVSYTDAGTAVHRSKLIGGHYK
- a CDS encoding ABC transporter ATP-binding protein; the protein is MEKQPKLTAKDQWKVFKRLMRYAIPHKVSISIALFFLVLTITGSIVGPLIIQSFIDNYLTPLHFPKNEVMTLALVYIGLQIFIVVVSYFQQLRFQDIALKVIQQMRIDVFTKVQGLGMRYFDRTPAGSIVSRVTNDTESIKEMFVSVVVTFLQAIFVIIGVYIALFSLDVKLSIVSMVLLPLFMAIIVVYRRYSADFYQDIRERLSQLNAKIAESLSGMGMIQAFRQEERLSKEFDDINEGHYRAGMRNIKFDSVLLGPFIDLLYAFAIVFVLGYFGFMSLDSAVEVGIIYAFTTLIGRLFQPVQQVMQRMSIFQQALVSASRVFKLMDDPDMEPAQQETAHTEIKEGTIEFRNVTFSYDGKNDVLKNISFTANAGETVALVGHTGSGKSSIINLLMRFYEYDKGEILIDGVSLKDLPKAELRKKIGLVLQDPFLFYGDIESNIRLHNEGMSSEEVRAAAEFVQANEFIEKLPDKYSQKVTERGSTFSSGQRQLVAFARTIATNPKILVLDEATANIDTETEVAIQASLEKMRRGRTTIAIAHRLSTIQDAELILVLHQGEIVERGNHQQLLAQRGLYYMMYQLQNGLVEDAM
- a CDS encoding thioredoxin family protein encodes the protein MIFEVEELPMEEIGSFEQWLDISASKPRLLLFVKTDYCSVCEGLYPQVASLQEQYPIPFYKVNAAQVPEMAGQLALFTAPVVLLFHKGKETARFARFVQMEQLKHRLDELAGWGDWYA